From the Clostridium acetobutylicum ATCC 824 genome, one window contains:
- a CDS encoding hydrogenase maturation protease — protein MIKVIALGNTLMEDDGIGIVVVNKLKETLEKNNIDVIIGETDFDFCISQIQDGDFIFFVDAAFYGKCPGEITVTPLNKYKNKCYFQHNISAIDMVKSHFKNIKGYVIGIEISSVSFKYGISNFLKNIIHVISENVLKEILGGKTIEV, from the coding sequence ATGATAAAGGTTATTGCCCTTGGAAACACACTAATGGAGGATGATGGGATTGGAATTGTGGTTGTAAACAAACTTAAGGAAACGCTTGAGAAAAACAATATTGATGTGATAATTGGAGAAACAGATTTTGACTTTTGTATTTCGCAAATACAAGATGGTGATTTCATATTCTTTGTTGACGCAGCTTTCTATGGCAAGTGTCCTGGAGAAATAACTGTAACACCTTTAAACAAATATAAAAACAAATGCTATTTTCAACATAACATTAGTGCTATTGACATGGTAAAATCACATTTTAAAAATATTAAAGGATACGTTATAGGCATAGAAATTAGCAGCGTTAGCTTTAAATACGGTATAAGTAACTTCCTTAAAAATATTATCCATGTAATTTCAGAAAATGTTCTAAAAGAAATCTTAGGAGGTAAAACTATTGAGGTTTAA
- a CDS encoding cytochrome b5 domain-containing protein, with protein MRFNVATKLYNHQMRINYYTLCMNTVVCPQIKKYYKNLIAAELKESRRLVIRSTFTNEYREPRREFTLEELSKYNGENGKPAYVAVNGTVYDLSLAPSWGGGTHFGLYAGKDLSSEFNSCHKGIMSILTSLPRVGALIKEKII; from the coding sequence TTGAGGTTTAATGTGGCTACAAAGCTTTATAACCATCAAATGAGAATTAATTACTACACTTTATGCATGAACACAGTGGTATGTCCTCAGATAAAAAAATACTATAAGAATTTAATAGCTGCTGAACTTAAAGAATCAAGAAGACTTGTTATAAGAAGCACTTTTACCAATGAATATAGAGAACCTCGAAGAGAATTCACACTAGAAGAACTTTCAAAATACAATGGTGAAAACGGTAAACCAGCATATGTGGCTGTAAACGGAACTGTTTATGATTTAAGCCTTGCTCCCTCTTGGGGCGGTGGCACCCATTTTGGTCTTTATGCTGGAAAAGATTTATCCAGCGAATTCAACTCTTGCCATAAAGGAATTATGAGCATATTAACCTCTTTGCCTAGGGTTGGAGCCCTAATCAAAGAAAAAATAATTTAG
- a CDS encoding Sua5/YciO/YrdC/YwlC family protein, with product MCLCDRCLKNKHKNPLNRLFHIEEICLKNCIPPLTLVDNKYNAINSLNIIEKAYKLLKSANILAIKDTGGFYLICNGKSRAAINTLRRRKMRQSKPFAVMMKDIYTVREFCEVHSEEKKVLESSERPIVILDKKPSLNLPNNISPNLKSIGVMLPFSPISRLMLQKDLDVLIITKSSNIELKNETAFKNLKNIADYFLIHNREISVPLKTPVVYLINHSKCVLNQSLSSPKKALNNSFSDNFIEIIYGKENTEYSKNFLGGEFFIKTNKEFKMAAHFQYVTLQGKPSPLSSAISYLHFFKYNPDSFIANTGITTNALEKNSNSCLSSIDHFFDCISSLLDIVHTNTYAGEAAQALESIADATTKDYYKYRIKNENSAFVIDIKNILRGVLIDILIKKEKSMIATKFHNTIYHITCQMALILSKLYGINKIILSGTTFQNKRLLEDVSKGLKKENLRVYFNSKPYLDNTEILL from the coding sequence ATCTGTTTATGCGATAGGTGTCTCAAAAATAAACACAAAAACCCTTTAAATAGGCTATTTCATATAGAAGAAATATGCCTAAAAAACTGTATTCCTCCACTAACTCTAGTAGATAACAAATATAATGCAATAAATTCTTTAAATATAATAGAAAAAGCTTACAAACTACTAAAATCAGCAAATATACTAGCAATAAAGGATACAGGAGGCTTTTATTTAATATGTAATGGAAAAAGTAGAGCTGCTATAAATACCTTAAGACGCAGAAAAATGCGCCAATCAAAACCCTTTGCCGTTATGATGAAGGATATCTATACCGTACGAGAGTTTTGTGAGGTTCATTCAGAAGAAAAAAAGGTCTTGGAAAGCTCTGAAAGACCAATTGTAATTTTGGATAAAAAACCTAGTTTAAATCTTCCTAATAACATATCACCAAATTTAAAAAGTATAGGAGTAATGCTCCCTTTCTCTCCTATCAGTAGACTTATGCTTCAAAAGGATTTAGACGTACTTATTATAACCAAAAGCTCTAATATAGAACTCAAAAATGAAACCGCCTTTAAGAATTTAAAAAATATTGCAGATTACTTCTTAATTCACAATAGAGAAATTTCTGTTCCCTTAAAAACTCCAGTAGTTTACTTAATTAATCATAGTAAATGTGTACTGAATCAAAGCCTATCAAGCCCTAAAAAAGCTCTAAATAACAGTTTTTCAGATAACTTTATTGAAATTATCTACGGCAAAGAAAACACAGAATATAGCAAAAACTTTTTAGGCGGTGAATTTTTTATTAAAACAAATAAAGAGTTTAAAATGGCTGCACATTTTCAGTACGTAACGCTTCAAGGAAAACCAAGTCCACTTAGCTCTGCTATAAGCTATCTTCATTTTTTCAAATACAATCCTGATAGTTTTATAGCTAATACGGGTATCACTACAAATGCTCTAGAAAAAAACTCAAACTCCTGTTTATCAAGTATAGATCATTTTTTTGACTGTATTTCCTCTTTGCTTGATATAGTTCATACAAATACTTATGCTGGAGAAGCAGCTCAAGCGTTAGAAAGTATAGCAGATGCAACTACAAAGGATTATTACAAATATAGAATAAAAAATGAAAACAGCGCCTTTGTTATAGATATTAAAAATATTCTTCGTGGAGTTCTAATAGATATACTTATAAAAAAAGAAAAAAGCATGATTGCTACAAAATTTCACAATACAATTTATCATATCACCTGCCAAATGGCTCTTATACTATCAAAACTTTACGGAATAAATAAAATTATTTTAAGTGGCACTACCTTTCAAAACAAGCGTTTACTTGAAGATGTATCTAAAGGACTAAAGAAGGAGAACCTTAGGGTTTATTTCAATTCAAAGCCATATTTAGATAACACTGAAATCCTCTTGTGA
- a CDS encoding DUF421 domain-containing protein, protein MIVFLRSAISYIILLLFTRFMGKKQLSQLTYFDYIVGTTIGSIAAAASVDRHIDVFESCFSIVVWSVFTILISIITLKSIRLRLWIDSEPLVIINKGRVIYKNMEKAKYNMGDLLMQLRNKDIFYITDVEIALLEPDGKLSVLKKAEKSSVTVEDLGIQKPKTGVMVEIILDGTILYNHLQQIKKDEAWVKEQLKIKNIQDIKNVVFLGVQADNEVYVVTK, encoded by the coding sequence ATGATTGTATTTTTAAGATCTGCTATTTCTTATATTATTCTTTTGCTTTTCACACGATTTATGGGAAAAAAGCAGCTATCACAGCTTACGTATTTTGATTATATAGTGGGAACAACCATTGGTTCCATTGCGGCGGCAGCATCTGTAGATAGACATATTGATGTGTTTGAAAGCTGCTTTTCCATTGTTGTTTGGAGTGTTTTCACTATATTAATATCAATTATAACCTTAAAAAGCATAAGGCTAAGATTATGGATAGACAGCGAACCTTTAGTTATTATAAATAAGGGGAGAGTTATATATAAAAATATGGAAAAGGCAAAATACAATATGGGAGATTTATTAATGCAGCTTAGAAATAAAGATATCTTTTACATTACAGACGTAGAAATAGCTCTTTTAGAGCCAGATGGAAAGCTTAGTGTTTTAAAAAAGGCCGAAAAATCATCTGTAACAGTGGAGGACTTAGGGATTCAAAAGCCTAAGACAGGAGTGATGGTAGAGATAATTTTAGATGGTACTATACTTTATAATCATCTACAGCAAATAAAAAAGGATGAGGCTTGGGTCAAGGAGCAGTTGAAAATAAAAAATATTCAAGATATTAAGAATGTAGTTTTTCTAGGTGTGCAGGCAGATAATGAAGTGTATGTTGTAACTAAATAA
- a CDS encoding phospholipase C, with translation MKNVFKKITTAIIASSLTLTFSFTTFAEALPQKTQSTYQELQNTTNRRIYDFTSDGAKGTHEFITVQAMTILGNDKGNNFKNLIKNYEPTLRQYCDKPDKDENQWAFAYHFYNPYTGLNYLPSILPQSKTTALTKFEEHAANAVSSYRTDRTYSMQELGRACHFLEDVNVPYHSANLIAVLSTHSQYEQFVQDHQTSYALNSTDKYGNYYSENFNDYCYDILNDCAKYSYSFKDEVQKSESSWDSVANVTVKYAEGYVAAFFYRFLHEVGEI, from the coding sequence ATGAAAAACGTATTCAAGAAGATTACAACTGCTATAATAGCTTCATCCCTTACTCTTACTTTTTCCTTTACAACCTTTGCTGAAGCCTTACCTCAAAAAACACAAAGTACATATCAAGAGCTTCAAAATACTACGAATAGACGTATCTATGATTTTACAAGCGATGGCGCAAAAGGAACTCATGAATTTATAACTGTACAAGCTATGACTATACTTGGAAACGACAAAGGGAATAATTTTAAAAATCTTATTAAAAACTATGAACCCACACTAAGACAGTACTGTGATAAGCCTGATAAAGATGAAAATCAGTGGGCCTTTGCATATCATTTCTACAATCCTTATACAGGGCTAAACTACCTTCCAAGTATACTTCCTCAGTCTAAAACAACAGCACTTACTAAATTCGAAGAACACGCTGCAAATGCAGTATCCAGCTATAGAACGGATAGAACTTATTCTATGCAAGAATTAGGGCGAGCTTGTCATTTTCTAGAAGATGTAAACGTACCTTACCATTCTGCCAATCTAATAGCAGTATTGTCCACACATTCTCAATATGAACAGTTTGTTCAAGATCATCAAACTAGCTATGCTCTAAATAGCACTGATAAATATGGAAACTACTATTCAGAGAACTTTAATGATTACTGTTACGATATACTAAATGATTGCGCTAAGTACTCTTATTCCTTTAAAGATGAAGTTCAAAAAAGCGAATCTTCTTGGGATTCAGTTGCCAATGTAACAGTTAAATATGCTGAAGGCTATGTAGCAGCTTTCTTTTATAGATTTTTACATGAGGTTGGAGAAATTTAA
- a CDS encoding helix-turn-helix domain-containing protein: MGTYEIMSIGDKLRNLRKKYNLSQEDLAGNVITRNLISQIEHNKANLTRSAAKIMLDNLKKICEKKTTVIDESIDYLLESEETQANKVLDRYIRELRDLSIYRDGIFLSKLSEVEEFLAKWDIKDKKIAVFELAGDYYCNISDFYNSSLYYEKAKAIMDGDIHSDIMLSILRKLSMVYYYMGKYEDDIKCCNFAINHFNNISEEYYCIFIYNMSSCYMNLKQYDIALEGFKKIKETTKSISADKYYDVCIQIATCLGELKRYDESLELYYKIIDSMGEKRYEKYIAVLINLVEIYIKIGDNDKIKEKLTLILETKKYLNENFVYLSEIYFEIGKIGKELVDLKLAEEYYEKALTYAKKNMRYYLEGDILCELIDLYGEQNNRKKILDIMNEFFILTGKESKINTKVMYKLIDFYLDMKDINALRDIISFSKKFI; the protein is encoded by the coding sequence ATGGGCACTTATGAGATAATGTCTATTGGAGACAAGCTTAGAAACTTAAGAAAAAAATATAATCTAAGTCAAGAAGATCTGGCAGGAAATGTGATAACTAGAAACCTCATAAGCCAGATAGAGCACAATAAAGCAAACCTTACTAGAAGTGCAGCAAAGATAATGCTTGACAATTTAAAGAAAATTTGCGAAAAAAAGACCACAGTAATTGATGAAAGTATAGATTATTTATTAGAAAGTGAAGAAACTCAAGCAAATAAGGTACTTGATAGATATATTAGAGAACTTAGAGATTTAAGTATATATAGGGATGGTATATTTCTAAGTAAGCTATCAGAAGTTGAAGAATTTTTAGCTAAATGGGATATTAAAGATAAAAAGATAGCTGTATTTGAATTGGCAGGAGATTACTATTGTAACATAAGTGATTTTTACAACAGTTCACTATATTATGAAAAGGCTAAGGCAATAATGGATGGAGATATACACAGTGATATTATGCTTTCTATACTTAGAAAATTGTCAATGGTCTATTATTATATGGGAAAGTATGAGGATGATATAAAGTGTTGTAACTTTGCTATAAACCACTTTAATAACATTAGTGAGGAATACTACTGTATTTTTATTTACAATATGTCTTCTTGTTATATGAATTTAAAACAGTATGATATAGCATTAGAAGGCTTTAAAAAAATTAAGGAAACAACAAAGAGCATAAGTGCGGATAAGTATTATGATGTATGTATTCAAATTGCTACTTGCTTAGGTGAGCTAAAAAGATATGATGAAAGTTTAGAATTATACTACAAAATAATAGATTCTATGGGTGAAAAAAGATATGAGAAGTATATAGCTGTTTTAATAAATCTAGTGGAAATATATATAAAAATTGGGGATAATGATAAAATTAAAGAAAAGTTAACACTGATTCTTGAAACAAAAAAATACTTAAATGAAAACTTTGTTTATTTATCTGAAATATATTTTGAAATAGGTAAAATAGGTAAGGAATTAGTGGATTTGAAGTTAGCTGAAGAATACTATGAAAAAGCTTTAACTTATGCTAAAAAGAATATGAGGTATTACTTAGAAGGTGATATCTTATGTGAGCTAATTGATTTATATGGTGAGCAAAATAATCGTAAAAAAATACTAGATATAATGAATGAATTTTTTATCTTAACGGGTAAGGAAAGCAAAATAAATACAAAGGTTATGTATAAGTTAATAGATTTTTATTTAGATATGAAAGATATAAATGCTCTTAGAGATATAATTAGCTTTAGTAAAAAATTTATATAA
- a CDS encoding penicillin-binding transpeptidase domain-containing protein: MKRSSVNKKIQLSKKLFHVFFFLVAVFFLIIFKLAYIMIDKSDDYKAYSIKQWKNEITIAPKRGDILDCNGDNLATSLSDYRIDVDMNTLLSSLKSNKMTLKTLSTKLGKILGESSDDVYYTLSSKSSNGVPLRFVNLVRQINKEKIDRVKALKITGFIYSDDFLREYPNNNFLSSVLGYLNSDGNGASGVELSYNKILSGTPGHKIVETDVMRNQLPYGNSEYTAPKAGKDIVLTIDKNIQLIAEQAAEKALSDNKAKSVTITVMNPNNGEILAMVSKPDFNPNIPNKGSTNSNVNVYKNTAVENTFEPGSIFKVITSYAALAEKVVNDNTIFTCNGSLEINKKTIHCWEPQGHGREHFVDIIKNSCNVGFMELGVNLLGKNKLYKYEKLFGFGEKTGVDLPDEAAGIVRPPSETSPVDLANNSFGQGVSVTSVEYLAAFNAIANGGTWIRPHVMKEIVHSDDKNSKVIDEQYSDYDKKMILDPAVASNLRKYLIHVVNDPTGVGKKAAIPGYDIAGKTGTAQKADPKTGGYETDKYIASFAGMAPANKPRITLLISVDEPDAATNYYASTVAAPVAKDLYIKIFDYLALEGIYNISSKK; the protein is encoded by the coding sequence TTGAAACGCTCATCTGTAAATAAAAAAATACAATTATCAAAAAAACTCTTTCATGTTTTCTTTTTTTTAGTAGCAGTTTTCTTTCTAATAATATTCAAACTCGCTTACATAATGATAGATAAGTCCGATGACTACAAGGCATATTCAATAAAACAATGGAAGAACGAAATAACCATTGCCCCAAAAAGAGGAGACATCCTCGATTGTAATGGAGATAATCTAGCCACAAGCTTAAGTGATTATAGAATAGATGTAGACATGAACACACTTCTCTCTTCTTTAAAAAGCAACAAAATGACACTAAAAACTCTTTCTACTAAGCTTGGAAAAATATTAGGGGAATCTTCTGACGACGTTTACTATACGCTGTCATCAAAATCTTCAAATGGAGTTCCCTTAAGGTTTGTAAATCTTGTAAGGCAAATTAATAAGGAAAAAATAGATAGAGTAAAAGCTTTAAAAATAACTGGATTTATTTATTCTGATGATTTTCTTCGAGAATATCCAAACAATAATTTTCTTTCTAGTGTACTTGGCTACCTAAATTCCGATGGTAATGGAGCTTCAGGCGTAGAGCTCTCCTATAATAAAATACTTTCAGGAACTCCTGGTCATAAAATCGTAGAAACAGATGTTATGAGAAATCAGCTTCCCTACGGGAATTCCGAATATACAGCTCCTAAAGCCGGTAAGGATATAGTTCTAACCATAGATAAAAATATTCAACTAATTGCTGAACAAGCTGCTGAAAAAGCATTGTCTGATAATAAAGCTAAATCTGTTACAATCACAGTTATGAACCCTAATAATGGTGAAATACTAGCCATGGTGTCCAAGCCTGATTTTAACCCTAATATCCCAAATAAGGGTAGCACAAATTCTAATGTTAACGTATATAAAAATACTGCTGTTGAAAACACCTTCGAACCTGGCTCTATATTTAAAGTAATTACGTCCTATGCTGCCTTAGCTGAAAAGGTAGTTAACGATAATACTATCTTCACCTGCAATGGAAGCCTAGAAATCAATAAAAAAACTATTCATTGTTGGGAACCACAAGGTCACGGCAGAGAACATTTCGTTGATATCATCAAAAATTCCTGCAACGTTGGCTTTATGGAATTAGGCGTTAATCTTCTTGGAAAAAATAAATTATACAAGTACGAAAAATTGTTTGGTTTTGGTGAAAAGACAGGAGTAGATCTTCCAGATGAAGCAGCAGGTATAGTAAGACCACCTTCCGAAACTAGCCCTGTGGACTTAGCTAACAATTCTTTTGGACAAGGTGTTTCCGTAACCTCTGTTGAATATTTAGCAGCTTTTAACGCCATAGCAAATGGTGGAACCTGGATACGCCCTCATGTGATGAAGGAGATTGTCCATAGCGATGATAAAAATAGCAAAGTTATAGATGAACAATACTCCGATTATGATAAAAAAATGATATTAGACCCAGCTGTGGCAAGCAATTTAAGAAAATATCTAATCCATGTAGTTAACGATCCAACTGGTGTTGGAAAAAAAGCTGCAATACCTGGATATGATATAGCAGGAAAAACCGGAACAGCTCAAAAGGCAGATCCTAAAACTGGTGGCTATGAAACCGACAAATATATAGCTTCCTTTGCGGGCATGGCTCCAGCAAATAAACCTCGAATTACACTTTTAATTTCAGTTGATGAGCCTGATGCGGCTACAAATTACTACGCTTCTACTGTTGCTGCACCTGTGGCAAAAGATCTTTACATTAAAATATTTGACTATTTAGCTCTAGAGGGCATATATAATATATCCTCTAAAAAGTAA
- a CDS encoding FG-GAP-like repeat-containing protein yields the protein MSKCNIYADTKSITLNPSVATTLGKTDNTWTFQVGDYNNDGVPDLYGISKQGTNSTEVHVLDGKSNYRKFLLQTAIPIEKTGDNYDFKLGDYNNDGVPDLYCIKKNGSNGKTEVHILNGKDNFHSFLAEVATALPATDNNWSFSIGDYNHDGTPDLYCIKKNGANGKTELHILNGKNNFQSFLYEVGTTLPQTDNNWDFGVSDYNADGALDLYCIKKNGSGATEVHILDGKSNFKSFAFEIGTPMTPTDENTQFILGQGSMNIYAIKKQGATATEVQQLGYKDTPNTSNDSNSNTSTKVNTAPINTNGINWKSHFSTALGKTDDTWTFQMGDYNRDGVLDLYGIRKQGTTSTEVHVLDGKSNYRKFLLQTVIPIEKTGDNYDFKLSDYNNDGIPDLYCIKKNGANGRTEVHVLNGKDNFHSFFSEVSTALPSTDNNWDFCIGNYNNDEKPDLYCIKKNGANGKTEVHILNGKTNFQSFLLEIGTSLSNTDDNWNFGLNDYNNDGLIDLYCIKRNGSGATEIHILNGKNNFSSFNFESATPMEPTDKNTQFIVSNDGALNVYPIKKQGATSTEVHEFGTKSQDHDKNYNNSSNLITFIGQYESFSPVPYRGADYQNRTIGYGHVIQPGENLSYLTDEQARDLLQRDIQNTTNAVSSITSGLKLTQNQFDSLVDFAYNCGISALESSILLKNIKAGNTSADTLKTNFISWSYCNGEELLGLWRRRMDEWQMYEYSDYNRDYPNW from the coding sequence ATGTCTAAATGTAACATTTATGCTGATACTAAAAGTATAACTCTAAATCCAAGTGTCGCTACAACTCTGGGCAAAACTGATAATACTTGGACTTTTCAAGTTGGAGATTACAATAATGATGGTGTACCTGATTTATACGGTATAAGTAAACAAGGAACAAATTCTACCGAAGTACACGTTTTAGATGGTAAATCCAATTATCGAAAATTTTTACTTCAAACTGCTATACCAATAGAAAAGACTGGTGATAATTACGACTTTAAATTAGGCGATTATAATAATGATGGAGTGCCTGATTTATATTGTATCAAAAAAAATGGTTCAAACGGAAAAACCGAAGTACACATTTTAAATGGTAAAGATAATTTTCATTCCTTTCTTGCTGAGGTAGCAACGGCTTTGCCAGCAACTGATAACAATTGGAGTTTTAGTATTGGAGATTACAATCATGATGGAACACCTGATTTATACTGTATTAAGAAAAATGGTGCCAATGGAAAAACTGAATTGCATATTTTAAACGGTAAAAATAACTTCCAATCCTTTCTCTATGAGGTAGGTACAACTTTACCTCAGACAGACAACAATTGGGATTTTGGTGTTAGTGATTATAATGCCGATGGAGCACTTGATTTATATTGTATAAAAAAGAACGGATCTGGAGCGACAGAAGTGCATATTTTAGATGGTAAAAGTAATTTTAAATCTTTTGCTTTTGAAATAGGAACACCTATGACCCCAACTGATGAAAATACACAATTTATATTGGGACAAGGTTCTATGAATATATATGCTATTAAAAAGCAAGGTGCAACAGCTACTGAAGTTCAGCAGCTTGGATATAAAGATACACCAAATACTTCTAATGACTCTAATTCTAATACTTCTACAAAAGTAAATACTGCTCCAATAAACACTAATGGTATCAACTGGAAATCACATTTTTCTACTGCATTAGGTAAAACTGATGATACTTGGACATTTCAGATGGGCGATTACAATCGTGATGGCGTGCTTGATCTATACGGAATTAGGAAACAAGGTACAACATCTACTGAGGTACACGTCTTAGATGGTAAATCCAATTATCGAAAGTTTTTGCTTCAAACTGTTATACCAATAGAAAAGACTGGTGATAATTACGACTTTAAATTAAGCGATTATAATAATGATGGTATACCTGATTTATACTGTATTAAGAAAAATGGTGCAAACGGAAGAACTGAAGTGCACGTTTTAAATGGTAAGGATAATTTTCATTCCTTCTTTTCCGAGGTATCAACAGCTCTACCAAGTACCGATAATAATTGGGACTTTTGCATTGGAAACTACAATAATGATGAGAAGCCTGATTTATACTGCATTAAAAAGAATGGCGCCAATGGAAAAACTGAGGTACATATTTTAAATGGTAAGACTAATTTTCAGTCATTTCTCTTGGAGATAGGAACTTCTCTGTCAAACACAGATGACAATTGGAACTTTGGATTAAATGACTACAATAATGATGGACTTATTGATTTATATTGTATTAAAAGAAATGGCAGCGGAGCAACAGAAATCCATATTTTAAATGGTAAGAATAATTTTTCTTCCTTTAATTTTGAGTCAGCAACACCTATGGAGCCAACTGATAAGAATACACAATTTATAGTTTCTAATGATGGAGCCTTAAATGTATATCCAATAAAAAAGCAAGGTGCAACATCTACTGAGGTTCATGAATTCGGAACTAAAAGCCAAGATCATGATAAAAATTATAATAATAGTAGTAACTTAATAACCTTTATAGGTCAATATGAATCTTTTTCTCCTGTGCCATATAGAGGAGCAGACTATCAAAATAGAACTATTGGATATGGTCACGTAATTCAACCAGGAGAAAACCTATCATATCTTACAGATGAACAAGCAAGAGATTTACTACAAAGGGATATTCAAAATACTACTAATGCAGTTTCGTCAATAACTTCAGGGTTAAAATTAACACAAAATCAGTTTGATTCTTTAGTAGACTTCGCTTATAACTGCGGAATTAGTGCACTAGAATCTTCTATTCTCCTAAAGAATATAAAGGCAGGAAATACTTCAGCAGATACTCTTAAAACAAACTTTATTTCTTGGTCTTACTGCAATGGAGAAGAGCTTTTAGGGCTTTGGAGGCGTAGAATGGACGAATGGCAAATGTATGAATATAGTGATTATAATAGGGACTATCCTAACTGGTAA
- a CDS encoding PadR family transcriptional regulator, translating into MNDKSQFLKGTLEGCILKIINDAGEVYGYEIAEKLKDYGLNNVSEGTIYPLLLRLEKSELLNSIKKESPYGPKRKYYTLSSKGKEELKDFYENWLNLKASIDKIFLDYGDDNNDE; encoded by the coding sequence TTGAATGATAAATCTCAATTTCTAAAAGGTACTCTAGAGGGATGTATTCTAAAAATAATTAATGATGCTGGTGAAGTTTATGGATATGAAATAGCTGAAAAATTAAAGGATTATGGCTTGAATAATGTAAGTGAAGGAACAATTTATCCACTTCTTTTAAGGCTGGAAAAATCAGAACTTCTGAATTCAATAAAAAAAGAATCCCCCTATGGTCCTAAGAGAAAGTATTATACCCTATCCTCTAAAGGAAAAGAAGAGCTGAAAGACTTCTATGAAAACTGGCTTAATCTTAAGGCAAGCATAGATAAAATATTTTTAGATTATGGAGATGATAATAATGATGAATGA
- a CDS encoding DUF1048 domain-containing protein, translated as MMNELDAMIKKNYEMSKKLNEANDKVYTNILCYIRVSSLDAKEKEEIISDILEMFLRCQAEEKSIDELIGNDYKSFCDSIIESAGENKFSKENIKETLYIIINGIFILLSINFIFDYVPRAIKYRSIVNYKLGVSFLLTTTMILLIAFGIVKYIGKTSFNDNNISDSKKAKILFIIFYVVITVILGLIGYILRTYTLFSANPYVMLAILAVYWIYKLLERFRKEA; from the coding sequence ATGATGAATGAATTAGATGCGATGATTAAGAAAAATTATGAAATGAGCAAAAAATTAAATGAAGCTAATGACAAAGTTTATACTAACATTTTATGCTATATTAGGGTAAGCTCTCTTGATGCAAAGGAAAAGGAAGAAATTATCTCTGATATTCTCGAAATGTTTTTACGCTGTCAAGCAGAAGAAAAATCTATTGATGAACTAATTGGCAATGATTATAAAAGCTTTTGTGATTCAATTATAGAATCTGCTGGTGAAAACAAGTTTTCTAAAGAAAATATTAAAGAAACTTTATATATAATTATAAATGGTATTTTTATATTATTAAGTATCAACTTTATATTTGATTATGTGCCAAGAGCAATTAAATATAGAAGCATAGTAAACTATAAGCTTGGAGTATCTTTTCTCTTAACAACCACAATGATTTTATTAATTGCCTTTGGTATAGTAAAATATATAGGAAAAACCAGCTTCAATGATAACAACATAAGCGATTCTAAAAAAGCAAAGATTCTTTTTATAATTTTCTATGTAGTAATTACTGTCATCTTGGGACTTATAGGCTATATACTTAGAACCTATACTTTGTTTTCAGCTAACCCTTATGTAATGTTAGCTATACTTGCTGTTTACTGGATATATAAATTATTAGAAAGATTTAGAAAAGAGGCTTAA